In Setaria italica strain Yugu1 chromosome IX, Setaria_italica_v2.0, whole genome shotgun sequence, the genomic stretch ccctctctctcctctcccctctctctccatcaACTCGCTCAAAAAGCTCAAGCTGTCGGGCAACCTGGTCGCCGCGTACACGCTCGACGCCTTCTTCAAGAGCGCCCCGGAGAAGAAAGGGGTGGCGGCAccgcaggcgcaggcgcagaCGCAGCCATCTCCGGCGCCGAGGCCCGAGGCCGCCGCGAAGCACGTGTTCGTGGCAAGCCTCTTCGCGGGGGCGTCCGCGGTGAAGGCGGCGTATGCGCAGCTGCAGCTGGCGCAGCACCCCTACGACGCCGAGGCCATCCAGGCGGCGGACACCGGCCTTGTGGCGGAGCTCACCAAGCTGTCGGACCTCAAGCGGCGGTACGCCAGGGACCCGGCCGACGCGGCTAGGAGCGCCACCGCCCTCGCGGCGGACACCGACGAGCAGCGGCACCTGCTCCGGACCGACGGCCAACGCGAGCTCGCCGTCAACCGAGACGTGGAGGGAGTACATTGCCACCACGGCAGCCTCcctccccgtcctccctcctGTCGGCGGTCGCGGCCCCCAGATCTGGCAGCCGGCAGCAtcgaggctggcggcgggggggtcgaggcggcggcgagggcaaggcgaaggcggaggaggaggtggcggcgccgtgGGGCCGAGCGGAGATGGTGGGgtcggcgaggcgaggcggcggtggcgggcgaaggaggcggggccgggcggaggcggaggcggcgggccggccggaggaggcgaGCGTTGGAggcagaggagagggaggggtgcGGGAGGAGGGACCAcgcggagaggagagaggaaggggggGCAGGGTGTGGAATTGGGGGGAGaagcacttttagccccttttaggGCCTCTTTGGGGGCTAAAAGTTTTAGTCCAAACTTTAGCTATTCTACACTTTTTGCCTACCTatttggatcccaagagctaaattttgggCTAAAAGTGCAGAGCTTAAATTTAgcccttggatccaaacaggccctaaggccATTCTCAATACAAGTTTCATAGGGTTTCAAACTCATTAAATGCATGCCATATAGACAAAAATGCTAACATGTCATAAAATTTATGGAGAGAGAGATGAGTTGGgtttcatgaggatgaaacCTCGTGTACACAATTATCAAGACTTTGAAACTATGATGAAACTCCCGTTGAGAGCAATTTGTTTCATCTCCATAACTTTTGTTGATCCTGTGTGGCCATGGCTAGTGTGCCACTACTTAATTTAGGTACAATTATAAGTGGCTACATGTTCATATGGCATATTTGATCTCAACACCATATAATAATTAAATACTATGAGTAGCCTATGAAATCGTGACATGAAACTGTGCATTGTGAGGAGTTGTTTCATTCATCAACTTAAATCATTGAAGATGATGTGGCACTCTTGGAAACGGCATAGTGAAACTTACTCTCCACTAAGAATGGCTTAATGAACACAAATTAAAATGACACGAAGAGACACAACACAACGGTAGAGTGTGCATTGCAACTTTGCTAGTGCCGGCATAAAAGTAGGCAAAAGCTATATGTCACCCAACTGAAATATGGTTTTCCCTCACTCGATTTTTTCCTCATCGGGATTTGAGCTCCGACGAGATTAGAGGGTTCAGGGGTTAGAGTTTTGGGGTTGCGAGGTTTGGGAACTCACCGGCGGCCTTAGAGGGAGGGCCGGCGGCAGGAGGCCGACCTGGCGGAGGTGGCGATCGTGGGGGCGGTGAGGCGCGGTGGTCGGGGCGCCGACGgtcgggtggtggtggaggttgGTTGGGCGATGCCGGAGCgggggcgacggcggtggcggtgtcTCTGGCAGCGCCAGCCGCTGGAGATGGAGAGGGTAGCAGCGAACGGTGGGGGCAGaaaagggaggagggaggggcggctaGCACCGGGGACGGCGCCGgtgagtggcggcggcggacggcgggggcggaggagggaggaggtagGGGCGGCAGCAGGAGGGCGGCCCGCACCGGCGCCGGTGAGGCAGCGGGGAGAAGGCAGGGGACGGCGTCTGGTGGAGACGAGCGGATAAGGTGGAGTGACCGGTGAAGGAGATAAAGGAGGAGGCCGGTTCGATCTTTCCTGTCGATCTCGGACCGTATGGTAAAAAAATCGAACGAGGGAAGGATTATTTTCACTCGGGTGGGATGACTCTCTAAAAATATGTGGCAGGAGGCTACTTCTCTCAGATTCAGACAAGGGGAACCGGCTGTTGAAGGCCTTCACTGTTCACCCTCTGATCTCTTTGCTGATCAAGGAGATTTAACATCAGCAAAACAGATCagcgagaaaaaaaaatggcttCTCTCGGGTTGGCCAACGCATACAGTGATAGAAGCCCTTTCCTGATGAATGAGATCTGAAACCAGACAGAGCAACGGAAAATCGCACTAGTTTAGGTCATTGAACAATGGTTAATTAGCAATTGTATGTGGCCAGCTTCTCCAGATTTGAGCATGTCAGCACAGTTTACAGGAACGATTTGACAATGGGAATTTTAAATTTCAACTGCTGCTAAGTGTCACCCACCAAATCTCATGCCATACAGTACACGAACTCAGGAACAGATGAACAGTTAAAGGTGATTTCATCAGCTAAATCCTGATGGATACAGAAACATTCAGGCTGAAATTAACGAATACGAAATCAAACAACACGAGACACAACCGCAGAGTGTCCAGATCATTCGAACCTACCCATGACCCACCCAACGAATGAACGAATCGAATCCGAACCCCTTCAtcatcacaaattcacaacCCCGGCGTTGTTCCTCCCATCACAATTCGCTCAAGACTTCctgaagctggtggcgatgggcacgatgacgaggaggatgaggagcagCAGGATGATGATGCCGATGCAGAGCCACTTGCGGCTGCTCCGCTGGTACTCCCTAGCCTTACCCAGCTCCTTGTTGCCGCCCTGCACGTAGTGGGAGGCGTTGGCGACGTGGCTCTCGATGTCGTCGAGCTTCTCCCCCTGCGTCTCCACCATGACGGCCATGTCCAGGAACACCTGGTGGAGCTCCAGGAGGCTGCGCTCCACCTCGCGCGCCGCGTCGTGGCGGTCCTGGATCTCGTGGaccgcggcgagcacggcgccctTGCCGTgctccgcgacggcggcgcccaggagttcctcgccgcggccgtcggAGATGATGCGctcgatcacctcctcctcGGGGACCTCCCCGGTGAGCGTGTAGTAGCGGCGCTCCACGGTCTCCTTGTACTCGGACATCATCCGCTGCCGCAGCGCCTGGAAGTCAAGCATGAGGTCCTTGAGCTTCTTCCGGAGCCCCGCGGTGACGGCGGTGCGCGTGCGGTCCAGCGGCGTGCCCTCGCGGCACCCCGCGGAGAGCCTGCGCTGCGCGGCGTTGGCGCGGTCCAGGGACTCGAGCCTGGCGCGGAtgtcgcgggcgcggcggagcaCGGCGACGATGTCGGCGTTGACGCGGCCGCGGTGCGCGCGGAGGGCGTCGGCCTGGTGCAGCGACTTGCCCTCCTCGTTGGCGGCGTGGAGGCGGTCGAGCGCGTCGCGgatcgccgccatctccgccttaaccgcctccgcctcctcgaagAAGCCGCGCAGGCGCTCGTCCgtgacgccgccggcgcccgacTCCGGGAGCTCgatcccgtcgccgcccgcctccaGGTCCTTCATCGCCGCCTTCTTCAGGTCGACGTAGCTCATGAAGGACTTGGTCATGAGGTCGTTCATGGCGCCGATCTCTGGATCGCCTCTCCCTCTCGCTCTCTCTAGGTTTTCGCGGTGGGAGAATTGGATCGGCGGGGAAGAGGGGGAGCGGTTTGGGGGAAGAGAGGTGCGAGGAAGGGGAGGCTTTAAACTCGCAACGGTCAACGGGAATAGAGCCGTTGGGCGAGGCGGTGGCCGGGGACGAGAAGGGAGGGGGAGGCGATCCAAACAACGGCTATCTATGagatgatattttttttcttttgaacgaAAATGATTTTTCCCCAATCGTGGCAACGGTTACAAGCGTGACGTGTCACGCGATGCGAATCTCTAATTGACGAAATCGGCGGACGGTCCTCGAGCGGTCATTGGGCCACGTCGCCGGGAATCGCCGACCGTCCGTTCTCCTCTTCAATTATACCGTGGCGCACATCGCGCCGCCCGTATCCCGTATAGAGGGCTCGAGAGACTTCCTTGATATCGCTCGTCCATCTCGTCGGTCGGTTGCTCTGCTCTCGCTAAATCCTCACGCCGGCCAGTCTATCTCGCATTCTCGCGCCGCAAGTTCATCTTCCCATCTTCGCGAGCTTCTGTCCACTGCAAATCCTCGAGTCGAGAAGCGCCACGCCATGCCCCGCTCCTCCCGCTCCCCCCGAGTGCCGACGCGCGGTCCCCGTGCCCCGTTCCTCCCGCTTCTGTTCCCCCGAGGGCCGACGCTCACGCGCCCCGTCCCCCTGTTCCTCCGCGCTCGAGCAGTCGAGCTGCCGACCTAGCGCCCTCATTGCTCGCCAGATTTGCTCCCACACGCCAAAAATCGAGCGTCGGCCAGCAGTTGAGGAACGCTGCGGCCCCAGGTCGCCCTCTCCATCAAACGCGGCTGCATCTCACCGTGATGCCGTTTCCCTCGACGGGGGCGGACTTGCATCAGCAACGAAGCCGCACCCTAATCCTCGTCGTCTGGAGCTGTGTCGTTGATAAGCACAGCCACAACCTTCCATCAACAACAGGCGTCAATGTGGCGGAGCCAGCGACTTCGATGAGCCTGGgcgtctccactctccagctATACAACTAGTGCTAACCAACAGCGGAACACTAAATTAGCTAATGGTTTTGGCAGGTGATGAGCCCGGGCAGATCCCTGTAAGACGTAACCGTCTGCCTCCCTCTGTTAGCTTCTACTTCTAGCATTAAATTGTAATCGATTGCATC encodes the following:
- the LOC101764990 gene encoding syntaxin-related protein KNOLLE; translated protein: MNDLMTKSFMSYVDLKKAAMKDLEAGGDGIELPESGAGGVTDERLRGFFEEAEAVKAEMAAIRDALDRLHAANEEGKSLHQADALRAHRGRVNADIVAVLRRARDIRARLESLDRANAAQRRLSAGCREGTPLDRTRTAVTAGLRKKLKDLMLDFQALRQRMMSEYKETVERRYYTLTGEVPEEEVIERIISDGRGEELLGAAVAEHGKGAVLAAVHEIQDRHDAAREVERSLLELHQVFLDMAVMVETQGEKLDDIESHVANASHYVQGGNKELGKAREYQRSSRKWLCIGIIILLLLILLVIVPIATSFRKS